Proteins encoded together in one Balaenoptera musculus isolate JJ_BM4_2016_0621 chromosome 6, mBalMus1.pri.v3, whole genome shotgun sequence window:
- the GPR21 gene encoding probable G-protein coupled receptor 21, with product MNSTLDGNQSSHPFCLLAFGYLETVNFCLLEVLIIVFLTVLIISGNIIVIFVFHCAPLLNHHTTSYFIQTMAYADLLVGVSCLVPSLSLLHYPLPVEESLTCQVFGFVVSVLKSVSMASLACISIDRYIAITKPLTYNTLVTPWRLRLCIFLIWLYSTLVFLPSFFHWGKPGYHGDVFQWCAESWHTDPYFTLFIVMMLYAPAALIVCFTYFNIFRICQQHTKEISERQARFSSQSGETGEVQACPDKRYAMVLFRITSVFYILWLPYIIYFLLESSTGHSNRFASFLTTWLAISNSFCNCVIYSLSNSVFQRGLKRLSGAMCTSCASQMIAKDPYTVRSKGPLNGFHV from the coding sequence ATGAACTCTACCTTGGATGGTAATCAGAGCAGCCACCCTTTTTGCCTCTTGGCATTTGGCTATTTGGAAACTGTCAATTTTTGCCTTTTGGAAGTATTGATTATTGTCTTTCTAACTGTGTTGATTATTTCTGGCAACATTATTGTGATTTTTGTATTTCACTGTGCACCTTTGTTGAACCACCATACTACAAGTTATTTTATCCAGACTATGGCATATGCTGACCTCTTGGTTGGGGTAAGCTGCCTGGTCCCTTCTTTATCACTCCTCCACTACCCGCTTCCAGTAGAGGAGTCCTTGACTTGCCAGGTATTTGGTTTTGTAGTATCAGTTCTGAAGAGTGTCTCCATGGCCTCTCTGGCCTGTATCAGCATCGATAGATATATTGCCATCACTAAGCCTCTAACCTATAATACCCTGGTTACGCCCTGGAGACTGCGTCTGTGTATTTTCCTGATTTGGCTATACTCCACCCTggtcttcctgccttcctttttcCACTGGGGCAAACCTGGATATCATGGAGATGTGTTTCAGTGGTGTGCGGAGTCCTGGCACACCGACCCCTACTTCACCCTGTTCATCGTGATGATGTTATATGCCCCAGCAGCCCTCATTGTGTGCTTCACCTATTTCAACATCTTCCGCATCTGCCAACAGCACACAAAGGAAATCAGCGAAAGGCAAGCCCGCTTCAGCAGCCAGAGTGGGGAGACTGGGGAGGTGCAGGCCTGTCCTGATAAGCGCTATGCCATGGTCCTGTTCCGAATTACTAGTGTATTTTACATCCTCTGGTTGCCATACATCATCTACTTCTTACTGGAGAGCTCCACTGGCCACAGCAACCGCTTCGCATCCTTCTTGACCACCTGGCTTGCTATTAGTAATAGTTTCTGCAACTGTGTCATTTATAGTCTTTCCAACAGTGTCTTCCAAAGGGGACTAAAGCGCCTCTCAGGGGCCATGTGTACTTCTTGTGCAAGTCAGATGATAGCTAAGGACCCTTACACAGTTAGGAGCAAAGGCCCCCTTAATGGATTTCATGTCTAA